The segment TTTCATTACTGTATTGTACGTAACATCGATAGGATATCGGATTTTTCAATTAATTACTTTTAACTAGGTTCATTCAAACTTTATTAGCTTGGTTTTGTTTTTAATATCCATGTTTTTTATATCCATGACCATGACCATGTTCCtgagaaaatttttaataatcagTTCAAAGTATTACTTCAACTCTGATGATGATATGAAAATTCATCAATTACAAATTGACTTACATGTCCGCCATCATGCTGACCATGTCCAAATCCATGACCGCCGCTCTGTCCATGTCCTCCTCCTGCGCCAAATCCTTGTTGCCCATGGCCACCTTGGCCGAATCCTTGTTGCCCATGGCCACCTTGACCGAATCCTTGTTGACCATGACCTCCTCCGTGCCCGCCAAATCCATCTTTACCATGTCCTCCACCTTGACCAAACCCTTGTTGACCATGACCTCCTAGTTTTAAAGGAAAAAATATGGAGTTTTATAAACATAAGTTAATACTTCAGCTACTACAAAACCTATCAAACAACATGAAGTTAGGTGCCTCTCATGAATATTATATTTTTAAACATCATTTTCGACTGTTAAAAGTGAATAATTCATTTCGGTTAGTGACAGTTAAAAGAAGACAGTTGATACTACGAACCTCCACCTAAACCTTTCTTCTCATAACCACTTTTACCATAGCTACCTTGGCCGAAACCGGCAGAACCTCCGTCATGATGATCAGCCATTACCACAGCCACGAGAGTGAATAtcgtcaaaatctgtaaattaaAGTATATGTGATTGTAATACAAATTATAGCTAGATGCTCCACTGTGATTAAAGCAAGCAATCAACGTGTTTTAGCTTACTGCAAGTTTCAATTGTAAAggtgattttttttggaaatattaCAACCTGCTTAAGGTTAAACGACAATAACTTGTTTTAGTGGATTTGTTGCCCACTATAACGTCATTTGATTAAATCATTATCGTTATGCACAAGGATAGATAAGTACAATTTAGCGATTAACTGTGTTACCACGGTTTATCAACGTGTATCATCCATTCAAAATTAAAGATATCGCATTTACAGTTAATCACATTTTCACACTTAAGGTTCATACACGGGGcattgatttctgggatttcaaaagcagtttttatgctcaaaataataattatgttTGTGAAACTGTTTTCACTTCATTCTTTGTGTCTGTCAGAACACAATGATTcattttcgtgaacatatcttttgttttgagtataaaaactgcttttgaagtcccagaaatcaatgacgcgtATTTGAACCTTAAGGTCTTTTGAATTTATTCATCAGTGAACGAAACAATAGAAAATTCAAGATTAACAATATCTAACGTTAATCACTGATTATAttcgagtcactgaattttaTCGTAAATTAGAAGTTGTGTAGCTAtcactattttatttttcttcggtATGACAATGCTTCAACAATTTTTTCATAATTGGTAAACAGTTATTACATCAGGCTATAAAAATGTTTATGCCTGCGATTGAATTTAATAATCAAATCGCCAAAAATGTTGCTGATTTAACCAAAACACATTTCATATGAATCACTGTAGTAGTCCAAACACTAAATCGATATATCCGAAcagttcaaattttgatatCCATCGTTGCGTTGTCTTTATGTTCAATACGTTTCTGTGAATATTATGGTTGCTTGTATCGGCTACAGTTTTATcataactattttttttattaatattgacGTTAGATTTATGCAATAACTGTTTATCTTTATTATCCAGTCTCAAATTCGATAGGCTAAATTTTTCCTCACGTTAAACTACTTGCAGTTAATGTTACTTGAACATTAGACAGAATAATTACTGTACCGCGAGTTTGGCCATTCTGGTGCAATCCTCCAAcagaacgatttttttttcaagaacaGTCCGACACGATCGAGGTTACTTTGCACTGTGATCAGGTCTGCTCGGAATGATAGTGCTTTTTATAGGAAATAATGCAATCAAATCTTGTTCCTGCAATCCGGTTAAAAATATTGGGATTTCCTTCACTAATACGAATATGCAATCTTACAGTCTACTCCTTAAGCGAATTAC is part of the Sabethes cyaneus chromosome 2, idSabCyanKW18_F2, whole genome shotgun sequence genome and harbors:
- the LOC128737668 gene encoding uncharacterized protein LOC128737668 isoform X2, with amino-acid sequence MAKLAILTIFTLVAVVMADHHDGGSAGFGQGGHGQQGFGQGGGHGKDGFGGHGGGHGQQGFGQGGHGQQGFGQGGHGQQGFGAGGGHGQSGGHGFGHGQHDGGHEHGHGHGYKKHGY
- the LOC128737668 gene encoding uncharacterized protein LOC128737668 isoform X1; this translates as MAKLAILTIFTLVAVVMADHHDGGSAGFGQGSYGKSGYEKKGLGGGGHGQQGFGQGGGHGKDGFGGHGGGHGQQGFGQGGHGQQGFGQGGHGQQGFGAGGGHGQSGGHGFGHGQHDGGHEHGHGHGYKKHGY